A stretch of Deinococcus roseus DNA encodes these proteins:
- a CDS encoding response regulator transcription factor, whose product MRKWQILLIEDDADLQALLGNHLQNWGYHVQVCRTLQETYQQLADWVPDLVLLDLNLPDGDGLDLIPSIQALGNLPVLVMTARGSVPDRVQGLNSGADDYLVKPFALDEFDARIKALLRRVHPQEQTLYLAGTTLDTSKCTLSTAAKSVLLTDHEVRIMEYLMQNASRVVSREVLEQHVYGFYSPASNSFEVRVSLLRKKLKQIESHLHIRALRKTGYALFDEATP is encoded by the coding sequence ATGCGAAAATGGCAAATCCTCCTCATAGAAGACGATGCAGATTTGCAGGCTTTGCTGGGCAACCACTTGCAAAACTGGGGATACCATGTGCAAGTGTGCCGCACATTGCAAGAGACCTACCAGCAACTGGCAGACTGGGTTCCTGATCTGGTGTTGCTGGACCTGAATCTGCCCGATGGTGATGGTCTGGACCTGATTCCCTCCATTCAGGCGCTGGGCAACCTGCCGGTGCTGGTCATGACCGCCAGGGGTTCTGTTCCCGATCGGGTGCAGGGCCTCAATTCCGGCGCAGACGACTATCTGGTCAAGCCCTTTGCTCTGGATGAGTTTGATGCCCGCATCAAAGCCCTGCTCAGGAGGGTGCATCCTCAGGAGCAGACCCTTTATCTGGCGGGCACCACCCTGGACACCAGCAAATGCACCCTGAGCACAGCGGCCAAAAGTGTGCTGCTGACCGACCATGAGGTGCGCATCATGGAATACCTGATGCAAAACGCCTCCCGGGTGGTCAGCAGAGAGGTGCTGGAACAGCATGTGTATGGTTTTTACTCTCCTGCTTCCAACAGCTTTGAGGTGCGGGTTTCCCTGCTCAGGAAAAAACTCAAGCAGATTGAGAGCCATTTGCACATCCGTGCCCTCAGAAAAACCGGATATGCCCTTTTTGACGAGGCGACCCCCTGA